The Komagataeibacter sp. FNDCR2 nucleotide sequence GCCCGCCCCCGCCAGGTCGATCGCGCGCACGGCGTAGCCATCCATGGACGAGACATCCGCCGGGGGATTGGACAGGCGCGCCACGACCGGCGCGGCGGTGACACGGCCGCAGGCATCCGTCAGGGCCACGACCTCCGCCGGGAGGGGGGAAACCCCGTCGAGAATCCGCTCGCGCGCTTCCGAGACACTCAACATCGTGCAATGCACTCCTTTTTTACCCGTTCCGTACGAATTTAAGCAGAAAAATGAAACTGGGTGCTTGACCTAGGCCTTGTGTATGCGCATTTTCCGCCAACTTGAACCACTGCCGCACCTGAATGTTCCAGCAGCGGCGGAGCAGTGCTGAGGATATCATGGCAAAGACCAACACCATTCAGATCAAGCTCGTTTCCACGGCGGATACCGGCTACTTCTATGTCACCAAGAAGAATGCCCGTGCCCAGACCGGCAAGATGGAAATGCGCAAGTACGACCCCGTTGCGCGCAAGCACGTGACCTTCCGCGAAGCGAAGATCAAATAACCTTCCGCTCCGGCGGATACGAAAAAACCCCGGCGGAAACGACCGGGGTTTTTTCGTATCCGCATGATCGGGCGGGGCAGGGTCAGTAAAGATGGTCATGCTCGGCATAGGGCACGACAATCTCGTCCTGCCGGGCGAGATTCTGCATGGTGCGCGCACGTTCATCAAGCAGGTCGGCATCAAGCGCGCCTTCCTTCAGGCCGCGCACGCGACGTAGCCAGACATCCTGTTCCGTCTGGGCGTCCTTCTGCGCGGAACGGGCTTCGTCCATCAGGTGCAGTTGCGCCGCGTAGCTGTGCAGCCCATGCTCGCCCCGCATGACGTTCCAGCCAAAATAGGCCGTAAGCCCGATAAACAGGGCAGGGGGCAACGTCGCCCGCACCACACGCCTTACAAACCTGCCAAATCGCATATCGTCCTACCCCCGCCACGCACCACCATCATCGTGGCCGGACGGGACCAGCCCGCCCGGCCAGAACCACATCACCCGTTCTTCAGGATGGTACGCCCGGCATAGCGGGCCGCCGTGGCCAGCTCGTTTTCAATACGGATCAACTGGTTGTATTTCGCGGTGCGGTCCGAACGCGACAGCGAGCCGGTCTTGATCTGCCCGCAATTCGTCGCCACAGCCAGATCGGCGATGGTGCTGTCTTCCGTCTCGCCCGAACGGTGGCTCATGACGGCGGTGTAGCCCGCGTGCTGGGCCATCTGCACCGCTTCGAGCGTTTCGCTCAGCGTGCCGATCTGGTTGACCTTGACCAGCAGCGAATTGGCCACACCCGCCTTGATGCCCCGGCGCAGGCGGTCGGGGTTGGTCACGAACAGGTCGTCACCCACCAGTTGCAGCTTGCCGCCCAGGTTGGCGGTCAGTTCCGCCCAGCCTTCCCAGTCGTCTTCCGCCAGTCCGTCCTCGATCGAGACGATGGGATAGCGCGCCGCGAGATCGGCCAGATAGGCGATCATGCCCGCGGCATCCAGCGTCTTGCCTTCGCCCTTCAGGTCGTAACGTCCGTCCCTGTAGAACTCGGTCGCGGCGCAATCGAGGGCGAAGGTCACGTCATCTCCGGGTTTGTAGCCAGCGGCCTCGACCGCGCGCATCATGAAGCCCAGCGCCTCATCGGCCGATTTGAGCGCCGGGGCAAAGCCGCCTTCATCGCCCACATTGGTGTTGTAACCCGCGCCGGACAGGCTTTTCTTGAGCTGGGCGAAGATTTCCGATCCCATGCGGATCGCATCCGTGACGGTGGGCGCGCCAACGGGCTGGATCATGAATTCCTGAATATCGATGGGATTGTCGGCATGTTCGCCACCGTTGATGATATTCATCATCGGCACGGGCAGGGTGCGGGCATAGACACCGCCGACATAGCGGTACAGCGGGGTCTGCAATTCCTGTGCCGAGGCCTTGGCCACCGCCAGCGACACGCCCAGAATCGCATTGGCGCCCAGCCGGGCCTTGTTGGGGGTGCCGTCCAGGTCGATCATCGCTTCGTCGATCGCGACCTGATCGGTGGATTCCACGCCCTGCAGCACTTCCAGAATCTCATGCTCGACATGGCTTGCCGCCTTGAGCACGCCCTTGCCGCCAAAGCGCCTGGGGTCGCCATCGCGCAGTTCCACCGCCTCATGCGCGCCGGTGGAGGCGCCAGAGGGAACCGCCGCGCGGCCTTTCGCGCCGGAGGCCAGCTCCACGTCCACCTCGATGGTCGGATTGCCACGGCTGTCCAGTATTTCACGGGCGATGATATCGATAATGGCGCTCATGATATCTGTTTCCTCAGATTTGACATTATGGGGATAGGGCATACCACCGGCATGCACATCATGTCCCACGATAACAGATGCCGCGTATCATGCCAGAGTGCGCTATGAACACCACGACCTTGTAACAGGAGAGTCCCGCCGTGAAACGCCTGCCGCTGCTGGCCATCGTAACCGCCCTGGCCAGCCTCCTGCCGCTGATCGGGTGCACATGCGCAATCGTGTTCCTGACCCCCGACTACACCCCGCGCCTGCTTACGGCGGCGGTGGGCTATGGCGCGGTCATGCTGTCCTTTCTGGGGGCGGTGCACTGGGGGCTGGCGCTGGAACGGCCCGACATCATCCCCGCGGGCGGCACCACGCGCCTGACCAACCTGCGCCTGACCATGGGCGGCCTGCCCGCCTTTATCGGGTGGGTGGGCCTGTGCGCGGCCACCGTGCACGAACTGGCGGGGCTGATGATCCTGATCGCGGGATTCGGCGCCACGGCCGTGGTCGAGCGCATGGCGTGGAAACGCGGGGCCATGCCGCGCGGCTACATGACATTGCAGTGGTTCGTCGTCTGCCTGAGCGAGGTCTGTTTCCTGGCCATACTCGCGGCCTGCCTGGGCATGCGGCCCGGCCATTAACCTGCCATTCAAACGGTACAGGCCGCCCCATAAAAAAACCCGGCATGACGGGCATGCCGGGTTTCCTTCAGCTTCAGGCCGGAACCCTCTAGCTGTTCTGGAGCGCGCGCAGCACATCCGCCGGGCGCACCGGCATATGGCGCAGGCGCACGCCCACCGCGTTGAAGATGGCGTTGCCGATCGCGGGGCCGACCACCGTCGTTCCCGGTTCACCAAGGCCCATCGGCTTTTCGGTGCTGGGCAGGAACTCGATATCCATTTCCGGCGTGTCGGCAATGCGCAGCGGGGTATAGGTGTTCAGGTTGCGGTCAACCGGCAGGCCGTTCACGATTTCCGTGTTTTCAAACAGGACCATGCTCAGCCCCCACAGCGCCGCACCCTCCGTCTGGGCCTTCGCCCCATCAGGATCGACCACGGTGCCGGCATCGACCACGATGGTCAGCTTTTCACACCGGACCACGCCCGTGGCACGGTCAACATGGACCTGCGCGCAGCAGGCGATCCATGTCGGCATGCCGCGTTCCTGCCCCGCCGTGGTGGCCAGCCCCAGCGCGGTATCCTTGGGCAATGTCGTCTTGCCCCAGTTCACCTTTTCCATAAGCCGGCGCACAACGGCGGCCTGACGCAGCGCGCCGCCAACGGAATCGGGAGCCTGCCCCTTGTTGCGGCCCTGCGCCGTCAGCAGGTCAAGGCGGAACTGGGCCGGATCCTTCTTCTGCCGGTGGGCCACTTCATCAAGGAAACATTCGACCCCCCAACTGGTCCAGCCGGGACTGACCGAACGCAGCCAGCCGGGGCGGAACGTCTTTTCCGCCAGGTCATTGCGCAGTGCGCGCACGCGGAAGGCCCCGACCTCGTACCAGTGGTCGCCACCGGCGATGGCGAACTGGTCGTAGGGCTTGTCGTCCACGCCCTTTTCCATGAAGGCC carries:
- the rpmG gene encoding 50S ribosomal protein L33, with the translated sequence MAKTNTIQIKLVSTADTGYFYVTKKNARAQTGKMEMRKYDPVARKHVTFREAKIK
- a CDS encoding septum formation initiator family protein; the encoded protein is MRFGRFVRRVVRATLPPALFIGLTAYFGWNVMRGEHGLHSYAAQLHLMDEARSAQKDAQTEQDVWLRRVRGLKEGALDADLLDERARTMQNLARQDEIVVPYAEHDHLY
- the eno gene encoding phosphopyruvate hydratase; translation: MSAIIDIIAREILDSRGNPTIEVDVELASGAKGRAAVPSGASTGAHEAVELRDGDPRRFGGKGVLKAASHVEHEILEVLQGVESTDQVAIDEAMIDLDGTPNKARLGANAILGVSLAVAKASAQELQTPLYRYVGGVYARTLPVPMMNIINGGEHADNPIDIQEFMIQPVGAPTVTDAIRMGSEIFAQLKKSLSGAGYNTNVGDEGGFAPALKSADEALGFMMRAVEAAGYKPGDDVTFALDCAATEFYRDGRYDLKGEGKTLDAAGMIAYLADLAARYPIVSIEDGLAEDDWEGWAELTANLGGKLQLVGDDLFVTNPDRLRRGIKAGVANSLLVKVNQIGTLSETLEAVQMAQHAGYTAVMSHRSGETEDSTIADLAVATNCGQIKTGSLSRSDRTAKYNQLIRIENELATAARYAGRTILKNG
- a CDS encoding DUF3429 domain-containing protein, whose product is MKRLPLLAIVTALASLLPLIGCTCAIVFLTPDYTPRLLTAAVGYGAVMLSFLGAVHWGLALERPDIIPAGGTTRLTNLRLTMGGLPAFIGWVGLCAATVHELAGLMILIAGFGATAVVERMAWKRGAMPRGYMTLQWFVVCLSEVCFLAILAACLGMRPGH